The Sulfurospirillum deleyianum DSM 6946 nucleotide sequence TGATGCTTGATGATTATACAACCCTTGTGGATATTGTGAGTGTTCAAAATGCTATCGAATACCGCAATCGCATCAATTCAGAAAACGAACACGTTAAAACGATTCTAAAAGCAGATAAAGGAACGCTTATTAAAACGACCTTTGAAAACAACAAAAGTTACCTTTGCAATGACTATGAAACACGTATGCTTCTTAAAAAAGGAGCTATTTTTATTTATGTCTTTTATGACTTAAGCGATACAGAACTTTTTAAATTCTCAGTGCAAGAAAAAGATTGTCAATAACTTCTTACATGTAAAACACTCTTTACATGTAAGAAGTCTCTTTCTTAATGGCGAATTACAATTTTTCCATTCTCTGCATCAATGACGATCCCCTCACCTTCGTGAAGTTTATCTTCCAAAATCAACTCAGCCAATTTATCCTCGACGAGTTCATACAAAGCTCTCTTTAACGGACGAGCACCATAAACAGGATCAAATCCAGCCTCAGCTATCAAACTTTTAGCCGTCGTTGTCAATTCTGCTTTAATCTCTTTATGAGCAAGTTTCTTTTCAATATCACCAAACATAATGGTAACAATCTCACGTAAACCATCTTCACTCAGCGGATTAAAGATGATGATGTCATCCAAACGGTTTAAAAATTCAGGCTTAAAGTGCATACGTAACTCTTTCATCACCTCTTCGGTGCGTTTTTCGCCCTCAAACTCCATAATTTTGCTACTTGCGATGTTAGACGTTAGAATAATAATCGTATTTTTAAAATCAACCGTCACACCTTTATTATCCGTCAAACGCCCTTCATCCAACACTTGAAGCAAGATATTAAAGACATCGGGATGCGCTTTTTCGATTTCATCAAAAAGAACGACGCTGTAAGGTTTTCGTCGTACTGCTTCAGTCAGTTGTCCACCCTCATCATAACCCACATACCCTGGAGGTGCTCCAACCAAACGACTGACGGAATGTTTTTCCATATACTCACTCATATCAAAACGAATGAGCGCTTTGGTGGTATCAAATAAAAAGTTAGCTAACGCCTTCGCACTTTGTGTTTTACCCACACCTGTTGGGCCAAGAAAGAGAAAACTACCAATAGGTTTATTTTGCTCACTCAGTCCTGCTTTATTACGTTTTATCGCACGACCTATCGCCTTAATGGCAGCATCTTGACCGACCACTTCTTTTTTGAGATACTCTTCTACATGTAAAACTTTTGCTTTCTCACTTTGGAGCATTTTATTGACAGGAATTCCCGTCCATTTGCTAACGATGGTCGCTATCATCTCCTCATCGACGCTATTTTTAAGGAGCGTTCCACTTTCCACCATCTTTTCCCATTTGAGTTTTAACTCTTCCTCTTTTTTCAAAAGCTCAGGAAGTTTGCCATACTCAATTTCAGCGGCTTTGTTAAATTCACTCTGTTTTTTCGCTATCTCAGCTTCTCTACGCAGAGCTTCTGCTTGTGATTTAATGGCTGCAATATCATTAAAAACCTGTTTTTCATTTTCAAACTGCGTCTCTAAAGAACGCATCTTCTCTTTGGCATCGCCTAGCTCTTTTTCAATCGCACTTAAACGCTCATCATTCTTCTTGTTTTTTTCCATTAAAAGCGCTTCTTTTTCAACCATCAACGTACTAATTGCACGCTTAATACGACTAAGCTCTGTGGGTTCACTCTCAATTTGCATCTTAAGCTCAGCAGCTGCTTCATCAATTAAATCAATCGCCTTATCGGGTAAAAACCTATCAGAAATGTAGCGAGAACTAAGCTTCGCCGCGGCAATCAATGCGGAGTCTTGAATACTCACATTGTGATGCGCTTCTAAATGCTCTTTAATCCCTCTCAAAATCTGTAAAGCTTCGTTAATGCTAGGTTCATTCACCGTTACAGGCTGAAAACGGCGCTGTAACGCCGCATCTTTTTCAAAATATTTGCGATACTCTCTGAGCGTTGTCGCACCAATCGTATGCAATTCACCACGAGCTAAAGCTGGTTTAAGAATGTTAGCCGCATCCATACTACCCTCACTCGCTCCCGCACCGACGATGGTATGGATTTCATCAATAAATAAAATGACATTGCCACTTTTTTTCACTTCATCAATCACGGCTTTAAGACGGTCTTCAAACTCGCCACGGTACTTTGCTCCCGCAATCAAAGCGCTCATATCCAAAGCGACCACACTTTTATTTTGTAAACTTAAAGGCACATCATTATGGGCAATTCGAAGTGCCAATCCCTCAGCAATCGCCGTTTTACCCGTTCCAGGTTCACCAATTAAGATAGGATTGTTTTTCGTTTTTCGAATCAAAATCTGCATCATTCTTTGAATCTCTTCATCCCGCCCAATGACAGGGTCAAGTTTGCCCTCACTGGCAAGTTTAGTAAGATTAATACCATACTTCTCAAGCGATTCGAGATTTTCATCGGCACTTTGCTTGTCTATTTTTTTACCGCCACGCAACGCTTCAAGATTTTTCTTAAATGCTAAAAGATCAAGATACTTACCTAAAATTTTTTTCAAAGGCTCATTCTCAATGTTTGCGAGTAACCACGTATCCACAGAAAGGTAGCTATCCCCTTTTTGCTTCATTAACCCCTCTGCTTTTTGAAGAGATTCAACCAAAGTGCGTGAAAGTGAGATATTTTCTTTGCTAACATGCGAAGCAGTAGGCAATTTTTGCACCTCGCTTTTCACTTCAAGTTCTATTGCACTCTTGTCAATGTTCATTTTATTAAAGACTTGATTGAGGATGGAAGCCGAATTGGTAATCAGTCCCCACGTTACATGTAAAGGAGTGGCTTCATTATTTTTGGAATGCAACGCAAGGCTAATCGCACTCTCTATCGCCTCTCGCATCTGATTGGTAAGTTGTTCAAAAAGTGAGTTCATGAAAGCTCCTTTGTATTTTTCTATAATTCTACAACTTTAGTCTAGTGTTGTCAAGTTTATTTAGCCAATAAGAAGCATTTTCGCTTTCTAAAATCCTTAGAAAACTCTGCTCCTTTCATGGAAGTTTTAGGGAATCTGCACTATAATCTCCCTTTTTAGACACTAACGCATCTCTCATGCGAGGAGCATACCCATTCTATGAAACACTTACCCTTTGCTACGATTGGCTTTGTTGCCACATTTGTAGGTATCACAACGTTTTTTTCCTCCACACTTTTAGCAGACAGTGCCGATGGAGAGAAAAGTAGACTTGCCTCATTGGCTAAATTTACACGTGTTTTAGCCACTATTGAAAAATATTATGTTGATGACATTCAAATTGATGAAATTGTTAAAAAATCAATTGAAGGACTCTTAAATAATCTGGATGCGCACTCTGCCTATTTAGATGAAAAACACTTTAAAGACCTTAAAATTCAAACAGAAGGTGAATTTGGCGGTTTAGGTATTACGATCAGCCAAAAAGATGGCGCCTTAACTATTATTGCACCGATGGAAGGAACACCTGCGGATAAAGCAGGCGTTAAAGCAGGCGATATCATCTTAAAAATCAATAAACAATCTACACTGAATATGACCATTGATGAAGCCGTCAATCTTATGCGTGGAAAACCAGGTACAAACATCGAACTCACCATCGTCAGAGAGGGAGAAAACAAACCTCTAATATTCGCTATTGTTCGAGATATTATTAAAATTGAATCCGTCTATTCGAAGAAAATCGAAAACGAAAACATTCTTTACCTCCGTGTGGTGAACTTTGATAAAAATATCGTAGGCGATGTCCAAGAAGCTATTAATAAAAACAAAAAAGTACAGGGTATTATTTTAGATCTCAGAAACAACCCTGGTGGACTTCTCAATCAAGCCGTTGGATTGGTTGATATTTTCGTCGAAGATGGCATTATCGTTTCACAAAAAGGACGTTTGGAATCTGAAAATGAAGAGTATAAAGCTACCAAAGCAGGTACGATTACTAAAACACCTTTAGTGGTTCTTGTTAATGGTGGAAGTGCGAGTGCGAGTGAAATTGTGAGTGGTGCGCTCCAAGACCATAAACGTGCAATTATTATTGGTGAAAAAACCTTTGGAAAAGGGAGTGTTCAAGCCGTCCTTCCTATCGTGGATAATGAAGCCCTTCGTTTAACCATTGCGCGCTATTATCTTCCAAGTGGACGAACTATTCAAGCTGAAGGTGTTACGCCAGACATTATTGTTTATCCAGGAGAAGTGCCTCACAAAAATAATGAACAAACCCTAAAAGAAAAAGATCTCAAAAAACATTTAGAGGGTGAACTTAAAAAAGTTGATGACACTAAAGTCGAAAAGAAAGAGAAAGCAAAAACAAAAGAGACACAAAAATTAGACAAAGAGATGATTACACACGAGAATCTATTTAAAGACTTACAACTCAAAAGTGCTGTTGATGCGATCAAAGTACTTGCAATCAAAAAATAAGTGAGGAGCGAACGTGAACAAAGGTGCATTACTATACGAAGGTAAAGGGAAAAAACTCTTTTTAACCGATGATGAAAATCTTTTGGTTTCAGAGTTTAAAGATGATTTAACAGCATTTAATGCCGAAAAAAGAGGGAATGAAGCAGGTAAAGGTGCACTTAATTGTAAAATTAGTACACAACTTTTTCATCTTTTAGAAAAACATGGTATTCAAACGCATTTGGTAAAAACACTTGACGATACACATCAACTCATTAAACGCGTTCAAATTATCCCTATTGAAGTCGTTGTCAGAAATATTGCGACAGGTTCCTTATCGAAACGTCTTGGCATTGCAGATGGTACGGCTCTTCCTTTTACATTAGTAGAGTTTTATTATAAAGACGATGCGCTAGGTGATCCAATTATTAATGATGAACACTGCTTACTCCTTAATCTTGTAAAAAGTGAATCTGACCTTGAAGAACTCAAACGTTTAGGGCGTGAAATCAATGTCATTATGAAAAACTTTTTTGCAGAACGTAGACTTAAACTGGTTGATTTTAAAGTTGAGTTTGGGGTTGATCCAGAAGGTACGATTTTACTCTCAGATGAAATCAGTCCTGATAGCTGCCGTTTTTGGGACATGGATACCAATGAAAAATTAGATAAAGACCGTTTTAGACAAGGCTTAGGTAACGTTAAAGTAGCTTACGAAGAAGTCTTAAAACGTATCTTAACGCACTAAAATTTTAGAAGGACATAAAAAATTATGAAAGTTATCGTAAATATTCAACTTAAAAACGGCGTACTCGATCCGCAAGGCAAAGCGGTACATCATGCCCTCAGCTCTTTAAAATTCAACGAAGTCAATGAAGTACGTATTGGCAAACAAATTATTCTTGATATTGCAGAAAGTGATATAGAAAAAGCAAAAGCACGTGTCACTGTTATGTGTGATGAACTTCTTGCAAATACGGTGATTGAAGACTATAGCATTGAGTTTCCAGCATGTTAGTTGCCGTAGCTGTCTTTCCAGGAACAAACTGCGAAATTGATACCAAATACGCTTTTGAAAAGTTAGGACAAAACGTTGTTCTTGTTTTTCATAAAGAAGAAAAACTCCCAGAAGGAACGGATTTAGTCGTTCTTCCTGGTGGATTTAGTTATGGTGATTACTTGCGTAGTGCGGCCATTGCAAAATTTTCTCCTATTATGAAAGCTGTCATTGAATTTGCACAGCAAGGGGGAAAGGTATTAGGTATTTGCAATGGTTTTCAAATGCTTGTGGAAGCAAAACTTCTCCCAGGCGCTATGAAACGAAATGAAAGTGTTCATTTTATTTCTAAATTCCATCCGCTTAAAGTCATCGCTAATGATAATACCTTTTTACAAAAATGCAATATTGGGGATATTCTCACTATTCCTATCGCTCATGGTGAGGGAAGTTATTATATTGACGAAGCTGAACTCAAAGAGCTTTATGCAAATCATCAAGTGCTCTTGAACTATTGTGACGAAAAAGGGAATCTTGAAAATCCAAATGGTTCTGTGGATGCTATCGCTGGAATTTGTAATAAAACAAAAAATGTTTTTGGTTTGATGCCTCATCCTGAACGTGCCGTTGAGACGATTTTAGGCTCTGATGATGGCATTAAAATGCTACAAGGTTTTATAAGTTAATTTTATGAAGAGACTTTTTTCACTTTTGATCCTCTTTTATGCACTCTTTTCGCCTCTTTTGGCGGAAGAGAGTGTATATGAGAGTTATTCCAAATCCCTTTTTCTTTCCATTGAAGATACCCCAAAAAAAGTGTATGTAGGGCAAGTTTTTCCTATCAAAGTTAAAACGATTGTAGCCCATACAAAAATTGATGCACTGAAAACAACATTTTCGGATGCGAAAAATGTTGAGATTATCAATGCCAACGCTCCATGGGAATTATCTCAGGACAATACCTATACCAACACGTTTTATTTCAAAATCAACGCACCCACAGCATTTTTGCCAACACTTAGTGTAACTCTGGTTCAAAATAAAACATTGATAGAGAGCACATCTCTTGAACTCTCTACTCCAAACATTGTTCAATTAAAGAAAGATCCCTTATTTAGTGCAGTCATTGCCAATACGCTTTCTATCAACAAATATAAAACAACCACCTTTGATGCTAAAAATATCATTACTGTTCTTGAAATTGAAGCCACCGGTGCCAATTTAAAAGATTTTAAACTCAGTGGTATTGCGAAAAGTGGTATTGACTCTTTTTCAGATAATGGAACCAGTCAAACCATCT carries:
- a CDS encoding ATP-dependent Clp protease ATP-binding subunit encodes the protein MNSLFEQLTNQMREAIESAISLALHSKNNEATPLHVTWGLITNSASILNQVFNKMNIDKSAIELEVKSEVQKLPTASHVSKENISLSRTLVESLQKAEGLMKQKGDSYLSVDTWLLANIENEPLKKILGKYLDLLAFKKNLEALRGGKKIDKQSADENLESLEKYGINLTKLASEGKLDPVIGRDEEIQRMMQILIRKTKNNPILIGEPGTGKTAIAEGLALRIAHNDVPLSLQNKSVVALDMSALIAGAKYRGEFEDRLKAVIDEVKKSGNVILFIDEIHTIVGAGASEGSMDAANILKPALARGELHTIGATTLREYRKYFEKDAALQRRFQPVTVNEPSINEALQILRGIKEHLEAHHNVSIQDSALIAAAKLSSRYISDRFLPDKAIDLIDEAAAELKMQIESEPTELSRIKRAISTLMVEKEALLMEKNKKNDERLSAIEKELGDAKEKMRSLETQFENEKQVFNDIAAIKSQAEALRREAEIAKKQSEFNKAAEIEYGKLPELLKKEEELKLKWEKMVESGTLLKNSVDEEMIATIVSKWTGIPVNKMLQSEKAKVLHVEEYLKKEVVGQDAAIKAIGRAIKRNKAGLSEQNKPIGSFLFLGPTGVGKTQSAKALANFLFDTTKALIRFDMSEYMEKHSVSRLVGAPPGYVGYDEGGQLTEAVRRKPYSVVLFDEIEKAHPDVFNILLQVLDEGRLTDNKGVTVDFKNTIIILTSNIASSKIMEFEGEKRTEEVMKELRMHFKPEFLNRLDDIIIFNPLSEDGLREIVTIMFGDIEKKLAHKEIKAELTTTAKSLIAEAGFDPVYGARPLKRALYELVEDKLAELILEDKLHEGEGIVIDAENGKIVIRH
- the purC gene encoding phosphoribosylaminoimidazolesuccinocarboxamide synthase, producing the protein MNKGALLYEGKGKKLFLTDDENLLVSEFKDDLTAFNAEKRGNEAGKGALNCKISTQLFHLLEKHGIQTHLVKTLDDTHQLIKRVQIIPIEVVVRNIATGSLSKRLGIADGTALPFTLVEFYYKDDALGDPIINDEHCLLLNLVKSESDLEELKRLGREINVIMKNFFAERRLKLVDFKVEFGVDPEGTILLSDEISPDSCRFWDMDTNEKLDKDRFRQGLGNVKVAYEEVLKRILTH
- the purS gene encoding phosphoribosylformylglycinamidine synthase subunit PurS, encoding MKVIVNIQLKNGVLDPQGKAVHHALSSLKFNEVNEVRIGKQIILDIAESDIEKAKARVTVMCDELLANTVIEDYSIEFPAC
- a CDS encoding S41 family peptidase, which translates into the protein MKHLPFATIGFVATFVGITTFFSSTLLADSADGEKSRLASLAKFTRVLATIEKYYVDDIQIDEIVKKSIEGLLNNLDAHSAYLDEKHFKDLKIQTEGEFGGLGITISQKDGALTIIAPMEGTPADKAGVKAGDIILKINKQSTLNMTIDEAVNLMRGKPGTNIELTIVREGENKPLIFAIVRDIIKIESVYSKKIENENILYLRVVNFDKNIVGDVQEAINKNKKVQGIILDLRNNPGGLLNQAVGLVDIFVEDGIIVSQKGRLESENEEYKATKAGTITKTPLVVLVNGGSASASEIVSGALQDHKRAIIIGEKTFGKGSVQAVLPIVDNEALRLTIARYYLPSGRTIQAEGVTPDIIVYPGEVPHKNNEQTLKEKDLKKHLEGELKKVDDTKVEKKEKAKTKETQKLDKEMITHENLFKDLQLKSAVDAIKVLAIKK
- the purQ gene encoding phosphoribosylformylglycinamidine synthase subunit PurQ, which gives rise to MLVAVAVFPGTNCEIDTKYAFEKLGQNVVLVFHKEEKLPEGTDLVVLPGGFSYGDYLRSAAIAKFSPIMKAVIEFAQQGGKVLGICNGFQMLVEAKLLPGAMKRNESVHFISKFHPLKVIANDNTFLQKCNIGDILTIPIAHGEGSYYIDEAELKELYANHQVLLNYCDEKGNLENPNGSVDAIAGICNKTKNVFGLMPHPERAVETILGSDDGIKMLQGFIS